A window of Caretta caretta isolate rCarCar2 chromosome 11, rCarCar1.hap1, whole genome shotgun sequence contains these coding sequences:
- the LOC142068587 gene encoding UDP-glucuronosyltransferase 1A1-like yields the protein MFCFSYTEMIPGIRPLYPPMIKFLPLLIFVGFAEGEKLLVMPMDGSAWLSTRLIVEKLHQNGHEIVLVAPETNLFLTSAKNFTIKTYPVPYKDEHMDALMETFGKDRFVKQPFLNVVISLYKSLARAFQMLFQSCESLLSNKELIRYLEESQFDAILTDPVGICGTIVAEYLSLPSVFFLRGFPCDLGSKATQCPSPHSYVPGMFTSSTDHMTFTQRVQNLLHSTLALAACITLYSPFEQLASEFLQREVTVHNLLDQGSVWLMRLDFVFEYPRPVMPNMVFVGGLNCAEKKHLSQCQSPSCLCVLLSQARSCFDVAAVRGSKGKSDEANTNSRGSDLVEESPRQVMVHMLIWNDPDKVRAGERSVGSCNSVKTLWIGTKKQAEGKYR from the exons atgttttgcttttcttacACCGAGATGATTCCTGGGATTAGACCTCTTTATCCACCCATGATAAAGTTTCTTCCTCTGTTAATATTTGTGGGCTTTGCTGAAGGGGAGAAGCTGTTGGTGATGCCTATGGACGGAAGTGCGTGGCTGAGTACGCGTCTTATCGTGGAGAAGCTCCATCAAAATGGGCACGAGATAGTCCTTGTGGCACCAGAAACTAATCTGTTTTTGACATCAGCCAAGAATTTCACCATTAAGACCTATCCAGTGCCTTACAAAGACGAACACATGGATGCACTAATGGAGACTTTTGGTAAAGATCGCTTTGTTAAACAACCTTTTCTAAATGTTGTTATTTCACTATATAAAAGTCTAGCACGAGCATTCCAGATGCTTTTCCAAAGCTGTGAAAGTTTGTTGAGCAACAAAGAACTGATTCGGTACCTCGAAGAAAGTCAATTCGATGCCATCCTCACAGATCCAGTTGGCATATGCGGGACAATAGTTGCTGAGTATCTGTCTCTCCCTTCTGTGTTTTTCTTACGTGGATTCCCATGTGACTTAGGATCCAAGGCAACTCAGTGTCCAAGTCCACATTCTTATGTCCCAGGAATGTTTACTAGCAGCACAGACCACATGACCTTTACCCAGCGTGTGCAGAACCTGCTACACAGCACACTGGCGCTGGCAGCTTGCATTACTCTCTATTCGCCGTTTGAACAGCTGGCTTCTGAGTTTCTTCAGAGAGAAGTGACTGTGCATAATCTCTTAGATCAAGGCTCTGTTTGGCTAATGAGACTAGACTTTGTATTTGAGTATCCCAGGCCAGTGATGCCCAATATGGTCTTTGTTGGTGGATTAAACTGTGCTGAGAAAAAGCACCTATCTCAG TGCCAGTCGCCATCATGCCTTTGTGTGCTTCTTTCACAAGCACGTTCCTGCTTTGATGTTGCAGCCGTGAGGGGCAGCAAGGGCAAAAGTGATGAAGCAAATACAAATAGTAGAGGCAGCGACCTGGTGGAGGAATCACCCAGACAGGTGATGGTACATATGTTGATTTGGAATGACCCAGATAAagtcagagcaggggaaaggtcAGTGGGGTCATGCAATTCAGTCAAAACATTGTGGATAGGGACAAAAAAACAAGCAGAGGGAAAATACAGATAA